A portion of the Pseudarthrobacter defluvii genome contains these proteins:
- a CDS encoding DUF808 domain-containing protein codes for MSGGLVALLDDVAALARIAAASVDDVAAGAAKAGTKAAGVVIDDAAVTPQYVSGADPSRELPMIKKIFWGSIRNKLLIILPALLLISAFIPWIIPFILMLGGTYLCYEGAEKVWHKLRGGHHEAEEAPAVERGHDAEATVVKGAITTDFILSCEIMVISMNEVATESIWVRAFILVLVAIAITVLVYGAVGLIVKMDDIGVHLAAKDSARAKRFGHLLVRGMPAVLAAITFVGTIAMLWVGGHIMVQGAHDLGWHAPYDLIHALEHPVAGVAVVGGFLAWLVDTLCSAVIGLAWGLVVMAVIGPLLKVLPFGKAKDHGHGAAGETPDGGGPAGH; via the coding sequence GTGAGCGGCGGGCTCGTCGCCCTGCTGGACGACGTCGCCGCCCTGGCCCGCATCGCGGCAGCCTCGGTAGACGATGTGGCAGCCGGTGCCGCCAAGGCTGGTACCAAGGCCGCCGGCGTCGTAATTGACGACGCCGCCGTCACCCCGCAGTATGTGTCCGGGGCGGACCCGTCGCGCGAGCTGCCCATGATCAAGAAGATCTTCTGGGGCTCCATCCGGAACAAACTCCTGATCATTCTTCCGGCGCTCCTGCTGATCAGCGCCTTCATCCCTTGGATCATCCCGTTCATCCTGATGCTGGGCGGCACCTACCTCTGCTATGAGGGCGCGGAGAAGGTCTGGCACAAGCTGCGCGGCGGCCACCATGAGGCCGAGGAAGCGCCGGCTGTGGAACGCGGGCATGACGCGGAGGCCACTGTCGTCAAGGGCGCTATCACCACCGACTTCATCCTGTCCTGCGAAATCATGGTCATCTCCATGAACGAGGTGGCGACTGAATCCATTTGGGTCCGGGCTTTCATTCTGGTCCTGGTGGCGATTGCCATCACAGTGCTTGTGTACGGCGCCGTCGGGCTGATCGTGAAGATGGACGATATTGGAGTCCATCTTGCCGCCAAGGATTCTGCGCGCGCCAAGCGCTTTGGCCACCTGCTGGTAAGGGGCATGCCGGCCGTACTGGCTGCGATTACCTTCGTGGGAACGATCGCGATGCTCTGGGTAGGCGGCCACATTATGGTGCAGGGGGCACACGACCTTGGCTGGCACGCGCCCTATGACTTGATCCACGCACTCGAGCACCCGGTGGCGGGCGTTGCCGTCGTTGGCGGCTTCCTGGCCTGGCTCGTGGACACCCTGTGCTCAGCGGTGATCGGGCTCGCGTGGGGCCTGGTGGTCATGGCTGTAATTGGCCCGCTCCTGAAAGTGCTGCCCTTCGGCAAGGCGAAGGATCACGGGCACGGCGCGGCAGGAGAAACGCCCGACGGCGGTGGTCCGGCAGGCCATTAG
- a CDS encoding spore photoproduct lyase family protein, which yields MEFDRLLQIRRIYAQPAALELPRGREIVARWPGADVVPVENHWNIPDLHGDETNVPRWSRIKTEALVLGVKKSLTVKPNGRSADFIAPSTANGCAMACAYCYVPRHKGYSNPVTVFANIEQIAGALERHATRQGLKLEPNQCDPELWVYDIGENSDCSVDALISDNVEDLVMLFRELPNAKLSFATKFVNRHMLGWNHGGHTRVRFSLMPADLAKSVDVRTSPVAERLAAINDFVDAGYEVHVNFSPVIITDTWLADWEELLRQLDAALTPAAKAQLAAEVIFLTHNEQLHEVNLGWHPQAENVLWRPDLQEAKVSSNGFSNVRYRARAKAGYVQQLTALIGRIAPYCRIRYAF from the coding sequence ATGGAATTCGACCGGCTGCTGCAAATCCGCCGCATCTACGCGCAGCCTGCAGCCTTGGAGCTGCCGCGCGGGCGGGAGATCGTGGCACGGTGGCCGGGAGCCGACGTCGTTCCCGTGGAGAACCATTGGAACATCCCCGACCTCCACGGCGACGAAACCAACGTGCCGCGGTGGTCCCGGATCAAAACCGAGGCGCTAGTCCTCGGGGTCAAGAAGTCGCTGACCGTGAAGCCGAACGGCAGGTCAGCGGACTTCATTGCCCCCTCCACGGCCAACGGATGTGCCATGGCGTGCGCCTACTGCTATGTTCCGCGGCACAAGGGCTACAGCAACCCGGTCACCGTTTTCGCCAATATCGAGCAGATCGCCGGGGCGCTGGAACGGCACGCCACGCGCCAGGGACTCAAGCTGGAGCCTAACCAGTGCGACCCCGAGCTCTGGGTCTATGACATTGGTGAAAATAGCGACTGCTCGGTGGACGCGCTGATCAGTGACAACGTGGAGGACCTTGTCATGCTGTTCCGGGAACTGCCCAATGCCAAGCTGTCCTTCGCCACAAAGTTCGTCAACCGGCACATGCTCGGCTGGAACCACGGGGGCCACACCCGGGTCCGCTTCTCGCTGATGCCGGCGGACCTGGCGAAGTCGGTCGATGTGCGGACGTCCCCGGTGGCGGAGCGGCTGGCGGCCATTAACGACTTCGTCGACGCCGGCTACGAGGTACATGTGAACTTCTCCCCCGTGATCATTACTGACACGTGGCTGGCCGACTGGGAGGAGCTGCTGCGCCAGTTGGACGCCGCCCTGACCCCTGCAGCCAAGGCGCAGCTGGCCGCAGAGGTCATTTTCCTGACCCACAATGAGCAACTGCACGAGGTCAACCTGGGCTGGCACCCGCAGGCCGAAAACGTCCTGTGGCGCCCTGACCTCCAGGAGGCCAAAGTCTCCTCGAATGGTTTTAGCAATGTTCGGTACCGGGCGCGTGCCAAGGCAGGCTACGTCCAGCAACTGACTGCGCTGATTGGCAGGATCGCGCCTTACTGCCGGATCCGGTACGCGTTCTAA
- the abc-f gene encoding ribosomal protection-like ABC-F family protein has product MITVQDLELRAGARLLMDQVSFRIDKGDKIGLVGRNGAGKTTLTRVLAGEGLPAAGKVTRSGEIGYLPQDPRTPDMEQLARDRILSARGLDIVVGKLRKAHDEMASEDAEVQRKAMGRYDRLESEFLAAGGYAAEAEAASICSNLALPDRLLNQPLKTLSGGQRRRVELARILYSDAETMLLDEPTNHLDADSIAWLRDFLKNHQGGLIVISHDTDLLEATVNKVFLLDANRAQIDFYNMDWKRYLLQRETDERARKRERANAEKKAQVLMDQANKMRAKATKAVAAQNMAKRAERLLSGLEAVREQDRVAALRFPDPAPCGKTPLTADGLSKSYGSLEIFTDVDLAIDRGSKVVILGLNGAGKTTLLRMLAGVDAPDTGEVIPGHGLKVGYYAQEHETLDHHRTVLENMRSAAPDMKDAEVRGILGSFLFSGDDVDKPAGVLSGGEKTRLALATIVASSANVLLLDEPTNNLDPASRAEILGALRNYTGAVVLVSHDEGAVEALNPERVVMLPDGVEDLWNEDYLDLITLA; this is encoded by the coding sequence GTGATTACTGTCCAGGATCTTGAACTGCGTGCCGGCGCCCGGCTCCTGATGGACCAGGTGAGCTTCCGCATCGACAAGGGGGACAAGATCGGCCTGGTGGGGCGCAACGGTGCCGGCAAGACCACACTGACCCGTGTCCTTGCAGGCGAAGGGCTTCCCGCCGCCGGTAAGGTCACGCGCAGCGGCGAGATCGGCTACCTGCCCCAGGACCCCCGTACCCCGGACATGGAGCAGTTGGCACGGGACCGCATCCTCTCCGCCCGCGGCCTGGACATCGTTGTCGGCAAGCTCCGGAAGGCGCACGACGAAATGGCCAGCGAGGACGCCGAGGTCCAGCGGAAGGCCATGGGCCGGTACGACCGGCTGGAATCCGAATTCCTCGCGGCCGGCGGCTACGCGGCCGAAGCCGAGGCTGCGTCAATCTGTTCCAACCTGGCACTCCCGGACCGGCTGCTGAACCAGCCGCTCAAAACACTCTCAGGTGGCCAGCGCCGCCGTGTCGAGCTGGCACGCATCCTCTACTCGGACGCCGAGACAATGCTCCTCGACGAACCCACCAACCACCTCGACGCCGACTCCATCGCCTGGCTGCGTGACTTCCTCAAAAACCACCAGGGCGGCCTGATCGTGATCAGCCACGACACGGACCTGCTGGAAGCCACCGTCAACAAGGTGTTCCTGCTGGACGCCAACCGTGCCCAGATCGACTTCTACAACATGGACTGGAAGCGCTACCTCCTGCAGCGGGAGACCGACGAGCGCGCCCGGAAGCGCGAACGTGCCAACGCCGAAAAGAAGGCGCAGGTCCTCATGGACCAGGCCAACAAGATGCGGGCCAAGGCCACCAAGGCTGTGGCAGCCCAGAACATGGCCAAGCGCGCCGAGCGACTGCTCAGCGGGTTGGAAGCGGTCCGCGAGCAGGACCGGGTGGCAGCACTCCGGTTCCCGGACCCCGCACCCTGCGGCAAAACCCCGCTCACAGCGGACGGGCTCAGCAAGTCCTACGGGTCCCTGGAGATCTTCACCGATGTGGACCTGGCCATCGACCGCGGTTCCAAGGTGGTCATCCTGGGCCTCAACGGTGCCGGCAAGACCACCCTGCTGCGGATGCTCGCCGGAGTGGACGCCCCCGACACCGGCGAAGTCATCCCCGGCCACGGCCTCAAGGTGGGCTACTACGCCCAGGAACACGAGACCCTGGACCACCACCGGACTGTCCTGGAAAACATGCGCTCAGCCGCACCCGACATGAAGGACGCCGAGGTGCGCGGCATCCTGGGCTCATTCCTGTTTTCCGGTGACGACGTCGACAAGCCGGCCGGAGTGCTCTCCGGCGGCGAGAAGACCCGCCTGGCCCTGGCAACCATCGTCGCCTCCAGCGCCAACGTCCTGCTCCTCGACGAGCCCACCAACAACCTGGACCCCGCCAGCCGTGCCGAAATCCTGGGCGCCCTGCGCAACTACACCGGCGCCGTCGTCCTGGTAAGCCACGACGAAGGCGCCGTTGAAGCCCTGAACCCGGAACGCGTCGTCATGCTTCCGGACGGCGTCGAGGACCTCTGGAACGAGGACTACCTGGACCTGATCACGCTGGCTTAG
- a CDS encoding YbaK/EbsC family protein has protein sequence MEKYDGGPVALVRSALVRAGLDDTVRTFPSGVPTAAAAAEALECDLAAITNSLIFELSGEPLLILASGAARVDTALVAAQLGTGRIRRASPAFVLEHTGQEVGGVAPVGHPKKIRTLLDESLQPHELLWAGAGDHNSMFSITYTQLRSITGALELQVR, from the coding sequence ATGGAGAAGTACGACGGCGGCCCGGTCGCCTTGGTCCGTTCCGCTTTGGTGAGGGCGGGGCTCGACGACACCGTGCGCACCTTTCCGTCGGGAGTGCCCACGGCGGCCGCAGCAGCTGAGGCCCTGGAATGCGACCTCGCCGCGATCACCAACAGCCTGATCTTCGAGCTCAGCGGGGAGCCCCTGCTGATCCTGGCCAGCGGCGCGGCCCGCGTGGACACTGCGCTGGTCGCGGCGCAGCTCGGCACGGGCAGAATCCGCCGCGCCTCCCCTGCCTTCGTGCTGGAACACACCGGCCAGGAGGTAGGTGGCGTGGCACCTGTGGGCCACCCGAAAAAGATCCGGACCCTGCTTGACGAATCCCTGCAGCCCCACGAACTGCTGTGGGCCGGAGCGGGAGACCACAACTCGATGTTCAGCATCACCTACACCCAGCTCCGGAGCATTACCGGGGCGCTGGAACTGCAGGTGCGCTAA
- a CDS encoding SURF1 family cytochrome oxidase biogenesis protein, protein MYRFLFSSKWLGYLLLAAIFATACVFLGRWQMDRRAETLAEINRVVSNYSAAPVPFAQARDQFNQLDPAKEWTQVELKGTYDTAGERIVRNRPLNGQPGYEIVVPFRLTTGETVVIDRGWLPIGNKNPGSPDSVPSPPPGEVTAVVRLKHGEPELQRGAPEGQLASIDLPTYAAQLGYPLMTGAYGQLASETPPAAEMPVAFPKPSTDEGTHLSYSLQWFAFGVLMFVGFGYAARQQARNAAIDAEDEELLDDGAVHAAVTPRRRPPAPRKRKKATAEEEEDALLDAQGY, encoded by the coding sequence ATGTATCGTTTCCTTTTTTCCAGCAAGTGGCTGGGCTATCTCCTGCTGGCCGCCATCTTTGCCACCGCCTGTGTTTTCCTGGGCCGCTGGCAGATGGACCGGCGCGCGGAGACCCTCGCCGAAATCAACCGTGTGGTCAGCAATTACTCGGCCGCGCCCGTCCCCTTCGCCCAGGCACGGGACCAGTTCAACCAGCTGGACCCGGCGAAGGAGTGGACCCAGGTTGAGCTGAAGGGAACCTACGACACCGCCGGAGAACGGATTGTGCGCAACCGGCCGCTCAACGGCCAGCCAGGCTACGAGATAGTGGTCCCTTTCCGCCTCACCACGGGTGAGACAGTCGTCATCGACCGGGGTTGGTTGCCCATCGGCAACAAAAATCCGGGCAGCCCCGATTCGGTGCCTTCCCCTCCCCCAGGTGAGGTGACCGCCGTCGTGCGTTTGAAGCACGGTGAGCCCGAGCTTCAGCGCGGAGCCCCCGAAGGGCAACTGGCGTCCATCGACCTCCCCACGTACGCTGCGCAGCTGGGCTACCCGCTGATGACCGGCGCATACGGCCAGCTTGCCTCGGAAACGCCGCCGGCCGCCGAGATGCCCGTTGCCTTCCCTAAACCGTCCACGGATGAAGGGACGCACCTGTCCTACTCCCTGCAGTGGTTCGCTTTCGGCGTGCTCATGTTCGTCGGGTTCGGCTATGCGGCGCGGCAGCAGGCGCGGAACGCAGCGATCGACGCCGAGGATGAGGAGTTGCTTGATGATGGGGCCGTGCACGCCGCGGTGACCCCCCGCCGTCGGCCGCCTGCCCCGCGCAAGCGGAAGAAGGCCACCGCCGAGGAAGAAGAAGACGCCCTCCTGGACGCGCAGGGCTACTGA
- a CDS encoding DUF3099 domain-containing protein, giving the protein MTLENHAGRSAPGEPGRFSGDAEVHSITDAAAAHSEDMRQRMIKYALAMGIRMVCLILIFVVDGWFKVIPVIGAVFLPWFAVIIANGSDKAETPSDLLLDSAPLAELESPPPPASTDEPESAVLQGELVKDDDQERGEQGQAK; this is encoded by the coding sequence GTGACCCTTGAAAACCATGCGGGACGTTCCGCGCCCGGAGAACCGGGCCGGTTCTCCGGCGACGCCGAGGTCCACAGCATTACGGACGCCGCGGCCGCACATTCGGAAGATATGCGCCAGCGGATGATCAAGTACGCCCTGGCCATGGGGATCCGCATGGTCTGCCTGATCCTGATTTTCGTGGTGGACGGGTGGTTCAAGGTCATACCGGTTATTGGCGCGGTCTTCCTCCCGTGGTTTGCCGTGATTATTGCCAACGGCAGCGACAAGGCGGAGACGCCCAGCGACCTGCTGCTGGATTCGGCTCCGCTGGCCGAGCTTGAAAGCCCGCCTCCCCCGGCCAGCACAGACGAACCGGAAAGCGCCGTGCTCCAGGGCGAGCTGGTGAAGGACGATGACCAGGAGCGCGGAGAGCAGGGGCAGGCTAAATGA
- a CDS encoding beta-ketoacyl-ACP reductase, which produces MTETASAPRSVLVTGGNRGIGLAIAQAFLANGDKVAVTYRSETQLPEGILGVKADVTDEASVDAAFKEVEAAHGPVEVLVANAGITKDTLLLRMSEDDFTSVIDTNLTGAFRVIKRASKGMIRLRKGRVVLISSVSGLYGAPGQINYSASKAGLVGIARSLTRELGSRGITANVVAPGFINTDMTAELPEATQKDYLASIPAGRFAEAAEVANVVRWIASDEAAYISGAVIPVDGGLGMGH; this is translated from the coding sequence ATGACAGAAACAGCGTCCGCCCCCCGCAGCGTCCTGGTGACCGGCGGCAACCGCGGTATTGGCCTGGCCATCGCGCAGGCGTTCCTGGCCAATGGCGACAAAGTGGCCGTGACCTACCGCAGCGAAACGCAGCTTCCGGAAGGAATCCTCGGCGTCAAGGCGGACGTCACCGACGAAGCCTCGGTGGACGCCGCATTCAAGGAAGTGGAAGCGGCCCACGGTCCCGTGGAAGTCCTGGTGGCCAACGCCGGCATCACCAAGGACACCCTGCTCCTGCGCATGAGCGAGGACGACTTCACGTCTGTCATCGATACCAATCTGACCGGAGCCTTCCGGGTGATCAAGCGCGCCTCCAAGGGCATGATCCGGCTCCGGAAGGGCCGCGTGGTCCTCATCTCCTCGGTTTCCGGCCTCTACGGCGCGCCCGGCCAGATCAACTACTCTGCCTCCAAAGCCGGCCTGGTGGGCATCGCCCGGTCCCTTACCCGCGAACTGGGCTCCCGCGGCATCACCGCCAACGTGGTGGCGCCCGGCTTCATCAACACCGACATGACCGCGGAACTGCCTGAGGCCACCCAGAAGGACTACCTGGCCAGCATCCCGGCCGGCCGCTTCGCTGAGGCCGCAGAGGTGGCGAACGTGGTCCGCTGGATCGCCAGTGACGAGGCCGCCTACATCTCCGGCGCTGTTATTCCGGTGGACGGCGGCCTGGGCATGGGCCACTGA
- a CDS encoding SDR family oxidoreductase, with the protein MGLLDNKTAIVTGSSRGIGADVAKILASEGAAVVVNYRQKAPRANKVVQGIEAAGGRAVAVGADLTTQEGVQALASAAMENFGSLDILVLNASGGMETGMGEDYALKLNRDAQINMLNAAVPLMKEGSRVVFVTSHQAHFINTVPTMPAYEPVARSKRAGEDALRKLIPNLAEKGISLVVVSGDMIEGTVTATLLDRSTPGAIEARRAEAGKLYSVEEFAQVVAGMATADVESGHTEYAGGADYFGKSAEASS; encoded by the coding sequence ATGGGACTGCTGGATAACAAGACGGCGATCGTCACTGGATCATCGCGTGGCATTGGCGCTGACGTAGCCAAGATCCTGGCATCGGAGGGCGCCGCCGTCGTGGTCAATTACCGCCAGAAGGCACCACGTGCCAACAAAGTGGTGCAAGGGATCGAAGCCGCGGGCGGCCGGGCCGTTGCCGTGGGTGCGGACCTCACCACCCAGGAAGGCGTGCAGGCCCTTGCCAGCGCCGCCATGGAGAACTTCGGGTCCCTGGACATCCTGGTCCTGAACGCCTCCGGCGGCATGGAAACCGGCATGGGCGAGGACTATGCGCTCAAGCTGAACCGCGACGCGCAGATCAACATGCTCAATGCGGCAGTGCCCCTGATGAAGGAAGGGTCGCGGGTGGTCTTCGTGACCAGCCACCAGGCCCACTTCATCAACACCGTCCCCACCATGCCGGCCTACGAGCCGGTGGCCCGCAGCAAGCGCGCCGGCGAGGACGCCCTGCGTAAACTGATCCCGAACCTGGCGGAGAAGGGCATCTCCCTGGTGGTGGTGTCCGGCGACATGATCGAAGGCACGGTCACCGCCACGCTCCTGGACCGCTCCACCCCGGGCGCCATCGAGGCCCGGCGCGCGGAAGCCGGGAAGCTGTACTCAGTGGAGGAGTTCGCGCAGGTTGTGGCAGGGATGGCAACGGCCGACGTCGAGTCCGGCCACACCGAATACGCCGGCGGAGCGGATTACTTCGGCAAGAGCGCGGAAGCTTCCAGCTAA
- a CDS encoding glycosyltransferase family 2 protein, translated as MASPKTVAAIVTFNPDPQRLKDNLETLPPQVDELLIIDNGSNNLAEIRALINELECPHLIANGINRGISGALNQAMEWSEGRGAGWVLLLDQDSVLAPGSVAILGKALKPGVAVASPAIVDRNNSATHSPEGGQQQVDYCITSGSLCDISAWRTVGGYDETLFIDFVDFDYCIRLRMLGYSLVRDGDAVLLHEIGRITKHGRLTAYNHSAFRLRHMANDMLAYAHKHRKSPAHLKVHQRGIFGTYAVFAAKALVIFLFEDSKVHKFKALAAGSAVGTLNLIRRSIGN; from the coding sequence ATGGCGTCGCCCAAGACCGTTGCTGCCATTGTTACGTTCAACCCCGATCCGCAGCGACTCAAAGACAACCTTGAAACCCTGCCGCCGCAGGTTGATGAGCTACTGATCATCGATAACGGATCAAACAACCTTGCAGAGATCCGAGCCCTTATAAACGAATTGGAGTGTCCACACCTCATAGCCAACGGCATCAACAGAGGTATCTCGGGGGCTCTAAACCAAGCTATGGAGTGGTCGGAGGGTCGTGGTGCTGGCTGGGTGCTGCTGCTCGATCAGGACTCGGTTCTTGCCCCGGGGTCGGTGGCAATACTCGGGAAAGCCCTGAAACCCGGGGTTGCCGTCGCCTCCCCCGCCATCGTGGACCGCAATAATTCCGCCACGCATAGCCCGGAAGGGGGCCAGCAACAAGTCGACTACTGCATCACTTCTGGGTCATTGTGCGATATATCTGCGTGGCGAACCGTGGGAGGATACGACGAAACCCTCTTCATTGATTTCGTTGACTTCGACTACTGCATCAGGCTCCGGATGCTGGGTTACTCCTTGGTTCGGGACGGCGACGCAGTTCTACTCCACGAAATAGGCAGGATCACCAAGCACGGTCGGCTGACGGCCTACAACCACTCGGCGTTTCGGCTCCGGCACATGGCCAATGACATGCTTGCCTACGCACACAAACACCGGAAGTCCCCGGCTCATCTCAAGGTGCATCAGCGGGGCATATTCGGCACCTACGCCGTGTTTGCCGCGAAGGCGCTGGTTATATTCCTGTTCGAAGACAGCAAAGTGCACAAATTCAAGGCACTTGCTGCCGGATCAGCAGTAGGAACCCTCAACTTGATTCGAAGATCAATAGGTAACTGA
- the serB gene encoding phosphoserine phosphatase SerB, with protein sequence MTSNVTAVSYGLNMTSAGLEQLRSVLASQGAEVLAETASGDDRYQVQVLELVLPDATAARLAALRRAVAEAATEGLDTAIVPADLRTAARKLLIMDVDSTLIQQEVIELLAAYAGKREEVAAVTEAAMRGELDFAQSLHARVAVLAGLPADVVHSVRKEVKLSEGADQLVSAFKAAGHAVAVVSGGFNQILEPIAADLGLDYWQANELEIVDGALTGKVLGAVVDRAAKEKYLREWAAAEGIALEHTVAVGDGANDLDMLGAAGIGVAFNAKPAVRAVADAALNMPYLDAVRHVAGV encoded by the coding sequence ATGACTTCGAACGTGACTGCGGTCAGCTATGGCCTGAATATGACCTCCGCCGGGCTGGAGCAGTTGCGTTCCGTCCTTGCCTCCCAGGGCGCCGAGGTGCTGGCTGAAACGGCGTCCGGCGACGACCGCTACCAGGTCCAGGTTCTTGAACTGGTCCTTCCCGACGCGACCGCTGCGAGGCTTGCCGCACTGCGCCGGGCTGTGGCGGAGGCTGCAACGGAGGGTCTTGACACTGCCATCGTACCCGCCGACCTTCGCACCGCGGCCCGCAAGCTGCTGATCATGGACGTGGACTCCACCCTGATCCAGCAGGAAGTCATCGAGCTCCTGGCCGCCTATGCGGGCAAGCGGGAGGAGGTCGCGGCAGTAACCGAAGCTGCGATGCGGGGTGAGCTGGACTTCGCCCAAAGCCTCCACGCCCGTGTGGCCGTACTCGCGGGGCTGCCTGCCGACGTCGTCCATTCCGTCCGCAAGGAAGTGAAGCTCAGCGAAGGCGCCGACCAGCTGGTGTCCGCGTTCAAGGCCGCGGGCCACGCCGTTGCCGTGGTGTCCGGGGGATTCAACCAGATCCTCGAACCGATCGCCGCCGACCTGGGCCTGGACTACTGGCAGGCCAACGAGCTGGAAATCGTGGACGGGGCGCTGACCGGGAAGGTGCTGGGCGCCGTGGTGGACAGGGCGGCCAAGGAAAAGTACCTGCGGGAGTGGGCTGCCGCCGAAGGGATCGCCCTTGAGCACACCGTGGCGGTGGGCGACGGCGCCAACGACCTGGACATGCTCGGCGCCGCCGGCATCGGAGTGGCCTTCAACGCCAAGCCTGCGGTCCGCGCCGTGGCCGACGCCGCCCTCAACATGCCATACTTGGACGCCGTCCGCCACGTCGCCGGCGTGTAG
- a CDS encoding ABC transporter ATP-binding protein yields the protein MSDVLELDSVSVVRGKKTLLDKVDWQVNEGERWVILGPNGAGKTTLLQIAAARLHPSSGTAGILDEILGRVDVFELRPRIGLSSAALATQIPEHENVLNVVVTAAYGVTGRWREGYERDDERRAFRLLNDWGMGPLLNRTFATLSEGERKRVQIARALMTDPELLLLDEPGAGLDLGGREELVHKLAELARDEAAPAMVLVTHHLEEVPPGFTHAMLLRDGGVVAAGPITEVLTEEHLSTTFGLPLAVSENAGRYTATARR from the coding sequence ATGAGTGATGTTCTGGAACTGGACTCCGTCAGCGTTGTCCGAGGTAAGAAGACCCTGCTGGACAAGGTTGACTGGCAGGTCAACGAGGGTGAACGGTGGGTCATCCTCGGCCCCAACGGCGCCGGCAAGACCACCCTCCTCCAGATCGCGGCGGCCCGGCTCCACCCGAGCAGTGGCACGGCCGGCATCCTCGACGAAATCCTGGGCCGCGTTGACGTCTTCGAACTCCGGCCCCGCATCGGGCTCTCCTCCGCAGCCCTTGCCACCCAGATTCCCGAACACGAAAACGTCCTGAATGTCGTGGTTACGGCCGCCTACGGCGTCACGGGCCGTTGGCGGGAGGGCTACGAGCGCGACGACGAACGGCGCGCCTTCCGCCTGCTGAACGACTGGGGCATGGGCCCGCTGCTGAACAGGACCTTCGCCACCCTGTCCGAAGGCGAACGCAAGCGCGTCCAGATCGCCCGCGCCCTCATGACCGACCCGGAACTGCTCCTTTTGGACGAGCCGGGAGCCGGACTGGACCTGGGCGGCCGCGAAGAGCTGGTCCACAAGCTCGCCGAGCTTGCCCGGGACGAGGCCGCTCCGGCCATGGTCCTGGTCACGCACCACCTCGAGGAGGTCCCGCCGGGATTCACCCACGCCATGCTGCTGCGCGACGGCGGAGTGGTGGCTGCCGGACCCATCACCGAGGTCCTGACCGAAGAACACCTCAGCACCACCTTTGGATTGCCGCTTGCGGTGAGCGAGAACGCGGGACGCTACACCGCCACAGCACGCCGCTAG
- a CDS encoding sulfite exporter TauE/SafE family protein has translation MEFFSSIIVFIAGLWAGTINAVVGSGTLVTFPVLIALGVAPVTASMSNAMGLVFGTGAGAFGYRRELAGRGRQVMRLLPASVLGGITGAYLLLHLPEKVFHYVAPVLLVLAMLMVVFQPRLQDWVRRREADPAQAAKDKRHGILLVVLVYLAGVYGGYFVAAQGILLVGILGVFLKGTIQNANAMKNFLVLGVNMVAAISYLLFAFDRVNWLVVLLIAVSSTIGGLMGAKVGRKLSPRVLRAVIFSLGIVALAVMIANLLQ, from the coding sequence TTGGAATTCTTCAGCAGCATCATTGTGTTCATCGCCGGGCTGTGGGCCGGCACCATCAATGCGGTGGTGGGCTCCGGCACCCTGGTCACCTTCCCGGTGCTCATCGCCCTGGGCGTGGCCCCGGTGACGGCCTCCATGAGCAACGCCATGGGCCTGGTCTTCGGCACGGGCGCCGGGGCCTTCGGGTACCGGCGGGAACTGGCCGGCCGCGGACGGCAGGTCATGCGCCTGCTGCCGGCGTCTGTGCTGGGCGGCATCACGGGGGCATATCTGCTGCTTCACCTGCCCGAAAAGGTCTTCCACTACGTGGCCCCGGTCCTGCTGGTCCTGGCCATGCTGATGGTCGTGTTCCAGCCGCGGCTGCAGGACTGGGTCCGCAGGCGCGAGGCCGATCCGGCGCAGGCCGCCAAGGATAAACGCCACGGGATCCTCCTGGTGGTGCTGGTGTACCTGGCCGGCGTGTACGGAGGCTACTTTGTGGCAGCGCAGGGGATCCTGCTGGTGGGCATCCTGGGCGTGTTCCTCAAGGGCACCATCCAGAACGCCAACGCCATGAAGAACTTCCTGGTCCTCGGCGTGAATATGGTGGCAGCCATCTCCTACCTGCTGTTCGCCTTCGACCGGGTCAACTGGCTGGTGGTGTTGCTGATCGCTGTGAGTTCCACCATCGGCGGCCTCATGGGCGCAAAAGTGGGCCGCAAGCTGTCGCCCCGGGTCCTGCGTGCCGTGATCTTCAGCCTGGGCATCGTGGCCCTGGCCGTCATGATCGCCAACCTGCTGCAATAA